In one Carettochelys insculpta isolate YL-2023 chromosome 6, ASM3395843v1, whole genome shotgun sequence genomic region, the following are encoded:
- the DACT1 gene encoding dapper homolog 1 codes for MKPSPAAAAAAAAKEPEPGQAAVAVAVAAPREPDARWREKGEAEAERQRTRERLEATLAGLGELDYLRQRQELLVKSLLLSHRPGAAPSAAGPRGEPPGEGDAQRSLEEKFLEENILLLRRQLNCLRRRDAGLLSQLQELDKQISDLRLDVEKTTDERLETDSRPSSGFYELSDGASGSLSNSSNSVFSECLSSCHSSTCFCSPLETSLNSSDGRPKSTDLIDWMDYNKEGQHEDLAAGAGCRSLSTPHSNSLDVVADVHPKYQCDLVSKNGNDVYRYPSPLHAVAVQSPMFLLPVTGNPPREEERRGCNVNDVCIGAEPDSVKAGNSLLPQSSWSGACPSANKKIDGYILSLVQKKTHSVRTNKPRTNLNADPTKGILRHGSMCVRQAAAVSPTNVVNLKNSKQACLPTGGTAALDTSTFSPLNQRSKEANGEQLESRKMSTTGAYPPSTVNELQSKHPSRNGKSASQEPTWGPVATAGDVLKEKGQLFAASPKESSGRQTTLQLENKVPPPPKKILLRNTLQAAQPTVLPHEERPTLDFKSEGSSSQSLDEGGLLVSAQYIPAQHQSLKLHKSTRSVKVLKSSTLKHRSHLASLLETSAPTGREKTKSAGKKCRFRDDVDTNKKLKKPSGRGKRSSSSQLEPSQPSRQPGLHKSGIRSHGHGREVVVAKPKHKRGDYRRWKSSAEVSYEEALRRARRNRREAVSVYPQVPSPYVSPYAYIASDSEYSAECESLFHSTVVDTSEDERSNYTTNCFGDSESSLSEVEFVGESTTTSDSDESGGLIWSQFVQTLPIQTVAAPELQENAAKAFVKIKASHNLKKKILRFRSGSLKLMTTV; via the exons ATGAAGCCGAGCCCGGcggccgccgctgctgctgctgctaaggagCCGGAGCCGGGGCAGGCGGCGGTGGCGGTGGCGGTGGCGGCGCCCCGGGAGCCCGATGCCCGCTGGAGGGAGAAGGGCGAGGCGGAGGCGGAGCGGCAGCGCACCCGGGAGCGGCTGGAGGCCACGCTGGCCGGGCTGGGCGAGCTGGACTACCTGCGCCAGCGGCAGGAGCTGCTGGTCAAGAGCCTGCTGCTGAGCCACCGCCCGGGGGCCGCCCCCAGCGCCGCGGGGCCCCGCGGGGAGCCGCCCGGGGAGGGGGACGCGCAGCGCAGCCTGGAGGAGAAGTTCCTGGAGGAGAACATCCTCCTGCTGAGGAGGCAGCTG AACTGCTTGAGAAGGCGAGATGCTGGTCTTTTAAGTCAGCTGCAAGAACTGGACAAACAGATAAGTGATCTAAGATTGGATGTAGAAAAGACTACAGATGAGCGCCTTGAGACAGACAGTCGTCCAAGTTCAG ggtTTTATGAGTTGAGTGATGGGGCCTCTGGATCACTTTCCAATTCCTCTAACTCAGTCTTCAGTGAATGTTTATCCAGTTGCCATTCTAGCACCTGTTTTTGCAGCCCTTTGGAGACATCTTTGAATAGCTCTGATGGCCGTCCAAAATCTACAG ATCTCATAGACTGGATGGATTATAATAAGGAAGGCCAGCATGAGGACCTGGCAGCAGGTGCGGGCTGTCGTTCTCTCTCCACACCGCACTCAAATTCCCTTGATGTGGTTGCAGATGTACATCCAAAGTATCAGTGTGACTTGGTATCCAAAAATGGGAATGATGTGTACCGTTACCCCAGTCCCCTCCATGCAGTCGCTGTACAGAGTCCAATGTTTCTCCTACCGGTGACTGGTAATCCCCCAAGAGAAGAGGAAAGACGTGGTTGCAATGTTAATGATGTTTGCATTGGAGCAGAACCAGACTCTGTGAAAGCAGGCAATTCCTTGCTGCCACAGAGCTCGTGGTCTGGAGCCTGTCCTTCAGCCAACAAAAAAATAGATGGCTACATCTTGAGCCTGGTTCAGAAGAAGACACATTCTGTAAGGACTAACAAGCCAAGAACAAATCTGAATGCTGACCCCACAAAAGGTATTTTGAGACATGGGAGCATGTGCGTCAGGCAAGCTGCTGCTGTTTCACCCACTAACGTTGTGAACCTGAAGAATTCTAAACAAGCCTGTTTGCCTACCGGTGGAACAGCTGCTTTGGATACCAGCACCTTCTCACCATTAAATCAGCGGTCAAAAGAAGCTAATGGGGAGCAGCTGGAAAGCAGGAAGATGTCTACAACTGGGGCCTACCCACCAAGCACTGTCAATGAACTTCAAAGCAAACACCCGTCAAGGAATGGCAAATCGGCATCTCAAGAACCAACCTGGGGTCCTGTAGCTACAGCAGGGGATGTATTGAAGGAAAAGGGCCAGCTCTTTGCTGCATCTCCTAAAGAAAGTTCTGGTCGGCAGACGACACTGCAGCTGGAGAATAAAGTGCCTCCGCCACCCAAAAAGATACTGCTAAGAAACACCTTGCAAGCGGCTCAGCCCACTGTGCTGCCTCATGAGGAGAGACCCACGTTGGATTTCAAGAGCGAGGGCTCTTCCTCTCagagcctggatgaaggaggctTACTGGTGAGTGCTCAGTACATACCCGCACAACACCAAAGCCTGAAGCTTCACAAAAGCACCAGAAGTGTCAAAGTTCTGAAAAGCTCTACTCTGAAACACAGATCCCAtctggccagcctgctggaaaCCAGCGCACCGACCGGGAGGGAGAAAACCAAGTCAGCTGGTAAAAAGTGTCGGTTCCGCGATGACGTGGATACAAATAAGAAACTTAAAAAGCCCtctgggagagggaagagaagcAGCAGTTCACAGCTGGAGCCAAGCCAACCAAGCAGGCAGCCTGGCCTCCATAAATCTGGGATTAGGTCTCACGGACACGGCAGAGAAGTTGTGGTGGCCAAACCTAAACACAAGCGAGGAGATTATCGCCGGTGGAAGTCATCAGCAGAGGTCTCTTATGAGGAAGCCCTGAGAAGGGCAAGAAGAAACAGGAGAGAAGCCGTCAGCGTCTATCCACAAGTTCCTTCCCCGTATGTCAGCCCCTATGCTTACATTGCTAGTGACTCTGAATATTCAGCAGAGTGTGAGTCCCTGTTTCATTCCACCGTAGTGGACACCAGTGAAGATGAGCGGAGTAACTACACCACAAACTGCTTTGGGGACAGTGAGTCCAGCCTGAGTGAGGTGGAGTTTGTTGGGGAGAGCACAACTACTAGTGACTCTGATGAAAGTGGGGGGCTTATCTGGTCTCAGTTTGTTCAGACTCTTCCTATCCAAACAGTGGccgctccagagctgcaggaaaATGCAGCAAAGGCCTTTGTCAAAATCAAAGCCTCCCATAACCTCAAGAAGAAAATCCTTCGCTTCCGATCTGGTTCTCTCAAGCTGATGACAACTGTCTAA